In a genomic window of Anomalospiza imberbis isolate Cuckoo-Finch-1a 21T00152 chromosome 5, ASM3175350v1, whole genome shotgun sequence:
- the TMEM243 gene encoding transmembrane protein 243, translated as MEGFPARGYGTGGADNRPLFGETSARDRIINLVVGGLTTLLLVVTLISAFVFPQLPPKPVNVFFAFCISLCCISAGILIYWYRQGDLEPKFRNLIYYILFSIVMLCICANLYFHEVGK; from the exons ATGGAGGGATTCCCCGCCCGCGGGTACGGCACCGGCGGCGCGGACAACCGGCCGCTCTTCGGGGAGACCTCGGCCAGG GACAGAATCATCAATCTCGTTGTTGGTGGCTTAACAACCTTGCTGCTTGTA GTCACTCTAATCAGTGCTTTTGTCTTCCCGCAACTACCTCCAAAACCTGTGAatgtattttttgctttctgcatCTCCTTGTGTTGCATTTCTGCTGGCATTCTT ATCTACTGGTATCGACAAGGAGACCTGGAACCCAAATTTAGAAATCTAATTTACTACATATTGTTTTCTATTGTCATGTTATGTATATGTGCCAACCTGTACTTCCACGAAGTGGGTAAATGA